The proteins below come from a single Dinghuibacter silviterrae genomic window:
- a CDS encoding ABC transporter ATP-binding protein, giving the protein MTSVSVTSGASAIDISGLNFRYPRAERPVFTGLSLRVPEGRRFGLFGPNGAGKTTLMNLMTGLLSYKEGSIQLFGREAGRGTRSLFGFVPQDFSFYMELSPWQNLEFYGAWYGLSARETRRRATHLLDVLGLSDVRHQPARQFSGGMKRRLNLAIGVIHEPRLLFLDEPTVGVDVQTAYAIMHYLETLNTRGTTLVYTSHQLDEAERLCQTIALIDQGAILAEGAVHTLLAEHKKEDLRGLYLELTGKAYRDV; this is encoded by the coding sequence ATGACATCCGTCTCCGTGACATCTGGCGCCTCCGCCATCGACATCAGCGGCCTGAACTTCCGCTATCCTCGCGCGGAACGCCCGGTGTTTACCGGCCTCTCCCTGCGCGTCCCCGAGGGCCGTCGCTTCGGCCTCTTCGGCCCCAACGGCGCCGGCAAAACGACGTTGATGAACCTGATGACGGGCCTGCTCTCGTATAAAGAAGGCAGTATCCAACTGTTCGGCCGGGAGGCCGGTCGCGGGACCCGGTCTCTTTTTGGCTTCGTGCCCCAGGATTTCTCGTTTTACATGGAACTCAGCCCCTGGCAAAACCTCGAATTTTATGGGGCCTGGTACGGGTTATCGGCCAGGGAAACCCGCCGCCGCGCCACTCATTTACTGGATGTCCTTGGGCTGTCAGACGTCCGTCACCAGCCCGCGCGTCAATTTTCCGGAGGAATGAAGCGCCGGTTGAACCTCGCCATAGGCGTCATCCACGAACCACGCCTTCTTTTCCTCGACGAACCCACCGTGGGGGTCGACGTACAAACGGCGTACGCGATCATGCACTATCTCGAAACGCTTAACACCCGCGGCACGACCCTGGTCTATACGAGCCACCAGCTCGACGAGGCGGAACGGCTTTGCCAGACCATCGCCCTGATCGACCAGGGGGCTATTCTCGCCGAAGGGGCGGTGCACACCTTATTGGCCGAACATAAAAAAGAAGACCTCCGGGGTCTTTACCTGGAACTCACCGGAAAAGCGTATCGCGATGTATAG
- a CDS encoding ABC transporter permease, which produces MYRLWATIQKDARIMLRDRIGILLMFGMPLVLVLIVTAIQNAAFEATGSGKMPLLVCNRDTGAVSRAFLSALTSSGMFEPKFVAGDVAGHVHAKEATVGIEIPARFSDALQATAHALAGKALHSFGLEGDTASAKGAPPVSIFVSPVLQGAIRRSVSSGISGALQSLESRLVLREVFQSINNKPMPDSLERALLNGSVGLQEVVVSGVRGPLNAAQHNVPAWTLFAMFFIVMSLGGSMVREKESGSFIRLKTLPTSYAVALLSKQLTYLGVTLVQAALIFAMGRWVFPLFSLPALHLPQDVGALFVVTLLCGWCAVSYAICVGVFAATPEQSNGFGAVSVIILAVIGGLMVPSFILPDALKAFMNVSPLHWCLEAYYSLFLDGGKLRDVWVNIIPLTAVTLVLQAITWWGLRRKNLI; this is translated from the coding sequence ATGTATAGGCTCTGGGCTACGATACAAAAAGATGCCCGGATCATGCTCCGGGACAGGATCGGGATCCTCCTCATGTTCGGGATGCCGCTTGTGCTCGTGCTCATCGTCACTGCCATCCAAAACGCCGCCTTCGAAGCGACGGGGTCGGGGAAGATGCCGCTGCTCGTATGCAATAGGGATACCGGTGCGGTGAGCCGCGCGTTTTTGTCTGCCCTGACGTCCTCAGGAATGTTCGAACCGAAATTTGTCGCGGGCGACGTCGCCGGACACGTGCATGCCAAAGAGGCGACGGTCGGGATCGAGATCCCCGCCCGGTTTTCGGACGCGCTACAAGCCACGGCCCATGCCCTCGCGGGCAAGGCCCTGCACTCTTTCGGCCTGGAAGGCGACACCGCTTCCGCCAAGGGAGCCCCTCCCGTCTCGATCTTTGTAAGCCCCGTCCTCCAGGGCGCCATCCGCCGCTCCGTCTCCAGCGGCATCAGCGGCGCCCTTCAGTCCCTCGAAAGCCGCCTCGTCCTCCGGGAGGTCTTCCAGTCGATCAACAACAAGCCCATGCCCGATTCGCTGGAACGGGCGCTGCTCAACGGCTCCGTGGGGCTGCAAGAGGTGGTGGTCTCCGGCGTCCGCGGACCTTTGAATGCCGCCCAGCACAACGTGCCCGCCTGGACGCTGTTCGCGATGTTCTTTATCGTGATGTCCCTGGGCGGCAGTATGGTGAGGGAAAAAGAAAGCGGGAGTTTCATCCGCCTCAAGACCTTGCCGACCAGCTATGCCGTGGCCCTGCTCTCCAAGCAGCTCACGTACCTGGGGGTGACGCTGGTACAGGCGGCGCTCATTTTTGCGATGGGGCGTTGGGTGTTTCCCTTGTTTTCGCTCCCCGCATTGCACCTGCCGCAAGACGTCGGCGCGCTTTTCGTGGTCACTTTGCTGTGCGGCTGGTGCGCCGTCAGCTACGCCATCTGCGTGGGGGTTTTTGCCGCCACCCCGGAACAATCCAACGGCTTTGGGGCCGTGTCCGTCATCATCCTGGCGGTGATCGGCGGGTTGATGGTACCCAGTTTTATTTTGCCCGACGCCCTCAAGGCGTTCATGAACGTATCCCCCCTGCATTGGTGCCTGGAGGCCTACTATAGCCTGTTCCTGGATGGCGGTAAACTCCGGGATGTTTGGGTAAATATTATACCTTTAACCGCCGTAACCCTCGTCCTTCAAGCCATAACATGGTGGGGGCTCCGGCGAAAAAATCTAATATGA
- a CDS encoding phosphopantetheine-binding protein, translating to MSDQLKQTVKEQIVSFLNLTSVQPGDIKDDEPLFGEGLGLDSIDSLELIVLLHREYGISINDPKEGRKVLVDVNTMVDYIEKHRTK from the coding sequence ATGAGCGATCAGCTGAAACAAACCGTAAAAGAACAGATTGTATCCTTTTTGAACCTGACGTCCGTCCAACCCGGGGACATCAAGGACGATGAGCCGCTCTTCGGCGAAGGCCTCGGGCTTGATTCCATCGACTCCCTGGAACTGATCGTGCTCTTGCACCGGGAATACGGGATTTCCATCAACGACCCCAAAGAGGGGCGCAAGGTCCTCGTGGATGTAAATACCATGGTGGATTACATCGAGAAGCACCGGACGAAATAG
- a CDS encoding phenylacetate--CoA ligase family protein, with amino-acid sequence MSIPISAEQSSQLQELLAYLQQHSPFYRELLTKHGTDFARIPVTTKEDLQQRADDFLCVPRSKIIEYTSTSGTLGSPVIVPLTENDLLRLADNEYGSFRCADGSASDVYQLMLTLDRQFMAGMAYYSGIRKLGAGIIRLGPGVPSLQWETIRRLKPTAIVAVPSFILKLIRYAEEHRIDLAATSVRKAICIGENIRNADFTLNIIGRKIKEAWDIDLYSTYASTEMQTAFTECGEGQGGHLQPHLLIAEILDDNDQPVGPRTPGELTITTLGVEAMPLLRYKTGDVCMYFEEPCACGRTSIRLSPILGRRKQMIKFKGTTLYPPALFDLLNEMEEVVDFVVEVYANELGLDEVLLHVLPAADTEECHGKIRAYLQARLRVSPHVRFVAAPELQKMQFPETSRKIVKFIDKR; translated from the coding sequence ATGAGCATACCCATCAGCGCGGAACAATCTTCCCAACTCCAGGAACTGTTGGCATACCTGCAGCAGCATTCCCCGTTTTACCGGGAGCTGCTGACAAAGCATGGAACGGACTTCGCCCGCATCCCCGTCACAACAAAGGAAGACCTGCAACAACGGGCGGACGATTTTTTGTGCGTACCCCGGTCAAAGATCATCGAATACACGTCCACCTCGGGCACGCTGGGCAGTCCCGTGATCGTTCCCCTCACGGAAAACGACCTCCTCCGGCTCGCGGACAATGAATACGGATCGTTCCGTTGCGCCGACGGCAGCGCCTCGGACGTCTACCAGTTGATGCTAACCCTGGACCGGCAGTTTATGGCGGGGATGGCGTACTATTCGGGGATCCGGAAACTCGGGGCGGGGATCATCCGGCTGGGTCCGGGTGTGCCCTCCCTGCAATGGGAAACCATCCGGCGGTTGAAGCCCACGGCTATCGTGGCGGTGCCGTCGTTTATCCTGAAGCTCATCCGCTATGCCGAAGAACACCGGATCGACCTGGCCGCCACCAGCGTCCGCAAAGCGATCTGCATAGGCGAGAACATCCGCAACGCCGACTTCACCCTCAACATCATCGGGCGCAAGATCAAGGAAGCCTGGGACATCGACCTATACTCCACCTACGCCTCCACCGAGATGCAAACCGCGTTTACGGAATGCGGTGAGGGACAGGGCGGGCACCTCCAGCCACACCTGCTGATCGCCGAGATCCTGGACGACAACGATCAACCCGTCGGGCCTCGTACACCCGGCGAGCTCACGATCACGACCCTGGGGGTCGAAGCCATGCCCCTGCTCCGCTACAAGACCGGGGATGTGTGTATGTACTTCGAAGAGCCCTGTGCCTGCGGGCGGACCAGCATCCGTCTCAGCCCGATCCTCGGACGACGCAAACAAATGATCAAGTTCAAGGGGACGACCCTTTACCCGCCCGCGCTGTTTGATCTTCTTAACGAGATGGAAGAAGTCGTCGATTTCGTAGTGGAAGTCTATGCGAACGAACTGGGGTTGGACGAGGTCTTGCTCCACGTCCTGCCGGCGGCCGATACGGAGGAGTGCCACGGCAAGATCCGCGCCTATCTCCAGGCGCGTTTGCGCGTCAGCCCGCACGTCCGCTTTGTGGCCGCGCCGGAGTTGCAGAAGATGCAGTTTCCGGAGACGTCGCGGAAAATCGTTAAGTTTATCGATAAACGATGA
- the tamL gene encoding translocation and assembly module lipoprotein TamL, with protein sequence MTKQIIPAGLLLLLACACSNTKNLYEGGTVTIEGKANKSLKTDLESLLRPLPNASFLGWKYKLWVYNLAGTPKKDKGFRHWLKYKVGEAPVLASAAISGKNREILQNRLVNKGFFFDTVLLETKPHKKDRFIARVSQPYTYRHIVYPQEDDTLARSIDRLARRSLLKTGDTYDLDVVKNERTRIDDRLKQRGFYYFSPNYLQLDADTTVGNRQIDATLRIIPSTPAKARQIWHIHDVVVFANYDINTDTSDKKDLVDYHGYKILDTAHLFRPVMFSRNLVFKPGDVYNRNDHNLSLNRLITLGVYKFVKARFVEADTAGPDQLNAFYYLTPLPKKSLQFQVTGLTRSDNTTGGQVSVTWANRNLFRGAELLTATVSAGLDEQFLGAGQQVSTRTFGATLDLFVPRFIAPFTVKTNSAFVPRTKIGVGYQIYDVSNEYNLASAQASFGYIFKETPVKEHTLNIFTVNFVNPTHISAAFQQELDTNITLARSIERQFIIGPNYNFNINTRAVPNRRRNNYYFNAAVDVSANILGLATGADVAKGNEIKLVGTPFSQYDRFELDLRHYLRLGTGELASRITGGVGIAWGNSTTMPFIKEFFAGGTNDVRAFHARQLGPGSYLAPAKTGVILPDQPGDVKLEANAEYRFKIFSILRGALFADAGNVWTLRADTARPGSQFTGGFARQIAVGVGTGLRFDVKILVLRVDLGVPVRQPWDGRWVFRNVGDISKTVLNLAIGYPF encoded by the coding sequence ATGACGAAACAGATTATCCCGGCCGGGCTTCTGCTGCTCCTCGCGTGTGCTTGCAGCAATACCAAAAACCTCTATGAGGGGGGCACCGTCACGATCGAGGGAAAAGCAAACAAATCCCTCAAAACCGACCTGGAAAGCCTGCTCCGCCCCCTCCCCAATGCCAGCTTCCTGGGATGGAAGTACAAGCTTTGGGTCTACAACCTTGCGGGCACCCCCAAAAAGGACAAGGGATTCCGGCACTGGCTCAAATACAAGGTAGGTGAGGCTCCCGTGCTGGCGAGCGCGGCCATTTCCGGGAAGAACCGGGAAATCCTCCAGAACCGGCTCGTCAATAAAGGGTTCTTCTTTGACACGGTGCTCCTGGAAACAAAACCCCACAAAAAAGACCGGTTTATCGCCCGGGTCAGTCAACCCTATACGTACCGGCATATTGTTTACCCACAGGAGGACGACACGCTGGCACGGAGCATCGACCGCCTGGCGAGACGCTCGCTGCTAAAAACGGGAGACACCTACGACCTGGATGTTGTCAAAAACGAACGGACACGGATAGACGACCGGCTCAAACAAAGGGGTTTTTATTACTTCAGCCCCAACTACCTTCAGTTGGACGCGGACACGACGGTGGGCAACCGACAGATCGATGCGACGCTGCGCATCATCCCCTCCACTCCCGCCAAGGCGCGACAGATCTGGCATATCCATGACGTCGTCGTGTTTGCCAATTATGACATCAACACCGACACCAGCGACAAAAAGGACCTGGTGGACTATCACGGCTATAAGATCCTGGACACCGCGCACCTGTTCCGGCCCGTGATGTTTAGCCGGAACCTTGTCTTCAAACCGGGAGACGTGTACAACCGGAACGACCACAATTTGTCGCTGAACCGGCTGATCACGCTGGGGGTCTATAAATTCGTCAAGGCCCGGTTCGTGGAAGCGGATACGGCGGGTCCGGACCAGCTCAATGCTTTTTACTACCTGACGCCCCTCCCCAAAAAATCCCTCCAGTTCCAGGTGACGGGGCTGACGCGTTCGGACAATACCACCGGCGGACAGGTCTCGGTGACCTGGGCGAACAGGAACCTTTTCCGGGGCGCCGAATTGCTGACCGCCACGGTCTCCGCCGGTTTGGACGAACAGTTTTTGGGTGCGGGACAACAGGTCAGCACGCGCACTTTTGGGGCAACCCTGGATCTTTTCGTCCCCCGCTTTATCGCCCCGTTTACCGTAAAGACGAACAGCGCTTTTGTGCCACGGACCAAAATTGGCGTAGGGTACCAGATCTACGACGTGTCCAACGAATACAACCTGGCCTCGGCCCAGGCCAGCTTTGGCTATATCTTCAAAGAAACGCCGGTCAAAGAACACACGCTGAATATTTTTACCGTCAACTTCGTCAATCCCACCCACATCAGCGCTGCCTTCCAGCAGGAGCTGGACACCAACATCACACTGGCACGGAGCATCGAACGCCAGTTTATCATCGGTCCGAACTACAACTTCAATATCAATACCCGGGCCGTTCCCAACCGCCGCCGGAACAATTACTATTTTAACGCCGCGGTGGATGTGTCTGCCAATATCCTCGGACTCGCGACCGGCGCGGATGTCGCAAAGGGCAATGAAATAAAATTGGTGGGCACCCCGTTTTCCCAATACGACCGGTTCGAACTTGACCTGCGTCACTACCTCCGGCTGGGCACGGGCGAGCTGGCTTCCAGGATCACCGGTGGGGTGGGCATTGCCTGGGGCAACAGCACGACCATGCCTTTTATCAAGGAGTTTTTTGCCGGCGGAACCAATGACGTCCGGGCCTTTCATGCGCGGCAGCTGGGGCCGGGTTCGTACCTGGCGCCCGCAAAGACCGGTGTTATCCTGCCCGATCAACCGGGGGACGTCAAGCTGGAGGCCAACGCGGAGTACCGCTTCAAGATTTTTTCCATCCTGAGAGGGGCGCTTTTTGCGGATGCGGGGAATGTATGGACGCTTCGCGCCGACACTGCCCGGCCCGGGTCACAGTTCACCGGGGGATTCGCCCGCCAGATCGCGGTGGGGGTGGGCACGGGATTGCGTTTCGATGTAAAGATCCTCGTGTTGCGGGTGGACCTGGGCGTGCCCGTACGCCAGCCGTGGGATGGGCGGTGGGTCTTCCGCAATGTGGGGGATATTTCGAAGACGGTGTTGAACCTGGCGATCGGGTACCCGTTCTAA
- a CDS encoding translocation/assembly module TamB domain-containing protein, with translation MPMTFKHLVKRTLRVMLWILSGVLTLLVVLFFLVQVPAVQQWLAKKAVAYLHRKLGTEVRLDRLRIIFPKQIVLEGLYLGDARGDTLLSAGRIQVDLSMLGLLRHRIDVSYLALDSIRAKVYRLKGDTAFNYDFILKAFASTPGTTRTSSGKGFTYTLGTLRLRHIDATYNDALGGLATHLALGNLALAAGRIDPDQMVYEVKYLRIDSTGFAYDDAQPRAQKGVDYHHLGVAGLALQTGAAGYGAGATGDGAGTTGDDAGTTGDGAGTTGDGAGAAGRGAGAARDTTGIYADIRRLAFNEQSGLTLKNLSARITYTTKETHIKDLVLQTDRSVLRNETDARYPSIDTLARHPELLYVDTRMDRSTISARDLLLFAPALEGGAPAGAAPAGTIPAGTAPAKTTPAGTAPARTAPAGQPSALAGLLKGSIYLDGQIRGSLDNLVTPGLEVRGLRKTTVRLRGTVSGLPDAARAIYDVQVLRLVTDSTDVYTLVPRGALHARLPRDVSATGRFKGTIRVFQGLVDASTSNGGVRVEGTMNLNNHAYQAKVATRALDVGYFLGQEKNVGRLTLTADARGRGFSYPSFQTDAHLRLTEGMIRGYTYTNLGLDIRYDNGKGVLYSDIDDPAVKYALDAMVDGPALHLNVRLDTIDATALHLITDTLRASGHLRADFASIKPDSLEGALNLLQANVYDGSRYLHADSIALVAHHPLDRHPMDSPPLDSQYLHLYSDAAVLDLDGRYRLTQLPAALEQTLRPYYALPGIRDTTFSPQSWNLDVLVTPTPLLLTFVPDLAGSDTIGLHTTFDSQRHDLRLSLATPAFRYGSDTVRHLKIDAVTRPEHLDYEVNAEQAMVGGQSLKLPVIRGRVEHDALYTTALFHDEEGKDWYRLAARMEKAGSVYSLSLNPDSLLLNHEVWSVSPNNLIRYDSTGLNIHDVALSYKDQSLTANSQGPDIHLRFDRFRLSTLTQFTGGDTALVSGILDGAADVNKRGVFTSDLTVKDLAVKSDTLGNLGVNVNNEVAATYAADVTLLGRATDLALKGTYDTAGKMDLALSLNAFDLAALEPFVAGQLDDIRGQLKGRMHITGTPSRFVPDGHLHFDSAVITPHLSGEPLRLSQDNIEFDDTGFNFSKFSLTDSSGNKATLDGNVYTTDYRAMRFDLTCHAGNFRLLNAAPATDRMFYGKLNLDAVVNLKGDLQTPKMDGDIHINRRTDFTYILPENDPEVVSREGVVRFVSHNDTLVKKEELATLQGLNMSANIATDSMAHFTMIIDQRNGDALKIRGRAHLNFGLDESGKTSLTGVYEVDAGQYNLTLQLLKRTFLLQRGSTITWTGDPMSALIHLVATYSLRTSPIDLVQNEISGRSATDITKFKQRLPFTVSLQMTGELLKPVITFDVTLPSNLSLQWPDVETKLSQVRGDPSELNKQVFALLLLGRFVGDNPLESGAGNTTATQMAFQSASQLLSSQLNQLAASLVKGVDLNFDLNNTQDYSTGQEQNQTDLAVTLSKSLFNDRVKVNVGSDFELQGAYPNQNASNIAGDVSVDYQLTRDGRYRVRAYRKNQYQVVVEGQVVETGVSFILTLDYNKFREIYK, from the coding sequence ATGCCTATGACTTTCAAACACCTGGTGAAGAGGACCTTGCGCGTGATGTTATGGATCCTGTCCGGGGTGCTTACGCTCTTGGTGGTGCTTTTTTTCCTGGTCCAGGTGCCGGCCGTCCAGCAATGGCTCGCCAAAAAGGCCGTCGCTTATCTCCACCGGAAACTGGGCACGGAAGTCCGGCTTGACAGGCTAAGGATTATTTTTCCCAAACAAATCGTACTGGAAGGGCTGTATCTCGGCGATGCGCGCGGAGACACGCTGTTATCGGCCGGGCGCATCCAGGTGGACTTGTCGATGTTGGGTCTTTTGCGCCACCGGATCGACGTCAGCTACCTCGCCCTTGACAGCATCCGGGCCAAGGTCTACCGCTTAAAAGGAGACACTGCCTTCAATTACGATTTTATCCTAAAGGCTTTTGCTTCCACCCCGGGTACGACGCGGACCAGCAGTGGCAAGGGCTTTACCTACACGCTGGGGACCCTGCGGCTGCGCCACATCGACGCCACCTACAACGACGCTTTGGGAGGCCTGGCGACGCACCTCGCGCTGGGCAACCTGGCACTTGCCGCCGGGCGTATCGATCCGGACCAGATGGTCTATGAGGTAAAATACCTCCGGATCGACAGCACGGGTTTTGCTTACGATGACGCACAACCGCGTGCGCAGAAGGGGGTGGACTATCACCACCTGGGGGTTGCGGGGCTGGCGTTGCAGACGGGCGCCGCGGGGTATGGCGCGGGCGCAACCGGGGACGGCGCGGGCACCACCGGGGACGACGCGGGCACCACCGGGGACGGCGCGGGCACCACCGGGGACGGCGCGGGCGCAGCCGGACGCGGCGCAGGCGCAGCACGCGACACGACCGGCATATATGCCGACATCCGGCGACTGGCCTTCAACGAACAGAGTGGGCTGACCCTAAAAAACCTATCGGCGAGGATCACGTACACGACAAAAGAGACGCACATAAAGGACCTGGTGCTCCAAACGGACCGGTCCGTCCTCCGGAACGAAACCGATGCCCGCTATCCGTCGATCGATACCCTCGCCCGTCACCCGGAGCTGCTGTACGTGGATACCCGCATGGATCGGAGCACGATCAGCGCACGCGACCTCTTGTTGTTCGCGCCGGCGCTGGAAGGGGGCGCGCCCGCGGGGGCGGCACCCGCGGGGACGATCCCCGCGGGGACGGCCCCGGCGAAGACGACCCCCGCGGGGACGGCCCCGGCGAGGACGGCCCCCGCGGGGCAGCCCTCCGCGCTGGCCGGTCTGCTCAAAGGCTCCATCTACCTGGACGGACAGATAAGGGGCAGCCTGGACAACCTGGTCACCCCGGGGTTGGAGGTCCGGGGGCTCCGGAAAACAACGGTCCGGCTAAGGGGTACCGTGTCCGGCCTGCCCGATGCCGCCAGGGCGATCTACGACGTCCAGGTCCTTCGACTGGTCACCGATTCGACGGACGTATACACGCTGGTGCCCCGCGGGGCGCTCCACGCCCGCCTCCCGCGGGACGTCTCGGCCACCGGGCGTTTCAAGGGGACGATCCGCGTCTTCCAGGGGCTGGTGGACGCGTCCACTTCCAACGGTGGCGTGAGGGTCGAAGGGACCATGAACCTGAATAACCATGCCTACCAGGCGAAGGTGGCCACCCGTGCGCTGGACGTGGGGTATTTTTTGGGGCAGGAAAAAAACGTGGGCCGGCTGACACTGACCGCCGACGCCCGGGGGCGGGGGTTTTCCTATCCCTCCTTTCAGACGGATGCGCACCTGCGCCTTACGGAGGGCATGATCCGGGGCTATACCTATACCAACCTTGGGCTGGACATTCGTTATGACAACGGCAAGGGCGTCCTTTACTCGGACATCGATGATCCGGCGGTCAAATACGCACTGGATGCGATGGTCGACGGCCCGGCCCTTCACCTTAACGTAAGACTCGACACCATCGATGCCACAGCGCTCCATCTGATAACCGATACCCTCCGGGCCAGCGGGCACCTGCGGGCCGACTTCGCCAGCATTAAACCGGATTCGCTGGAGGGGGCCCTGAACCTTCTGCAGGCGAACGTGTACGATGGCAGCCGCTACCTGCACGCGGACAGCATCGCCCTGGTGGCCCACCACCCGCTGGACCGCCACCCGATGGATAGCCCCCCATTGGACAGCCAGTACCTCCACCTGTATTCCGACGCGGCGGTCCTTGACCTGGACGGGCGGTACCGGCTGACGCAACTACCGGCAGCGCTCGAACAGACCCTCCGTCCGTACTATGCACTCCCGGGGATACGGGACACTACTTTTTCCCCCCAATCCTGGAACCTCGACGTCCTGGTCACGCCGACACCATTATTGCTGACGTTTGTGCCGGACCTTGCCGGGAGCGATACGATAGGATTGCATACGACATTTGACAGCCAAAGACATGACCTGCGGTTGTCGTTGGCAACGCCCGCGTTCCGCTATGGGTCCGATACCGTGAGGCACCTGAAAATAGACGCCGTGACCCGGCCGGAGCATCTGGACTATGAAGTAAATGCCGAACAAGCTATGGTAGGCGGCCAAAGCCTGAAGCTTCCGGTCATCCGCGGACGCGTGGAACACGATGCCCTGTACACCACAGCGCTCTTTCACGATGAAGAGGGCAAGGATTGGTACAGGCTTGCGGCCCGCATGGAAAAGGCCGGAAGCGTGTATTCCCTTTCGCTGAACCCGGACAGCCTCCTCCTCAACCACGAAGTTTGGTCGGTGAGCCCGAACAACCTTATTCGCTATGACTCCACGGGGCTGAACATCCATGACGTTGCGCTGAGCTACAAAGACCAGTCGCTCACGGCCAACAGCCAGGGGCCGGACATACACCTGCGGTTTGACCGCTTCCGCCTGTCCACCCTCACACAATTTACCGGCGGGGATACCGCCCTGGTCAGCGGCATACTGGATGGAGCGGCGGACGTCAACAAACGCGGGGTTTTCACGTCGGACCTTACGGTAAAGGACCTGGCGGTAAAGTCGGATACGCTGGGGAACCTGGGTGTGAACGTCAACAATGAGGTCGCGGCAACTTATGCGGCGGACGTCACGCTTCTGGGACGCGCCACCGACCTGGCGCTGAAGGGGACTTACGATACCGCGGGGAAAATGGACCTCGCCCTGAGCCTAAACGCCTTCGACCTGGCCGCGCTCGAACCCTTTGTCGCCGGTCAGCTGGACGACATCCGCGGGCAGTTGAAGGGAAGGATGCATATCACCGGAACGCCGTCGCGGTTTGTGCCGGACGGGCATCTTCATTTCGATAGCGCGGTGATCACGCCCCACCTGAGCGGGGAACCGCTCCGGCTTTCCCAGGACAACATCGAATTTGACGACACCGGGTTTAACTTCAGTAAGTTTTCGCTGACAGACTCGTCGGGAAACAAGGCCACGCTGGACGGGAACGTGTATACCACGGACTACCGGGCGATGCGGTTTGACCTGACCTGTCACGCGGGGAATTTCCGGCTGCTCAACGCGGCACCGGCAACGGACCGGATGTTTTACGGGAAACTCAACCTGGACGCGGTGGTGAACCTGAAGGGGGATCTGCAGACGCCAAAAATGGACGGGGACATACACATCAACCGGCGGACGGATTTTACCTATATCCTCCCGGAGAATGATCCGGAGGTGGTCAGCAGGGAGGGCGTGGTGCGGTTCGTGAGCCATAACGATACGCTCGTCAAAAAGGAGGAGCTGGCGACCCTGCAGGGCCTCAACATGAGCGCCAACATCGCTACCGACAGCATGGCCCATTTCACCATGATCATCGACCAGCGCAACGGGGATGCGTTAAAGATCAGGGGACGCGCCCACCTGAACTTCGGGCTGGACGAAAGCGGCAAGACCAGCCTTACGGGGGTGTATGAGGTCGATGCAGGGCAGTACAACCTAACGCTGCAACTCCTCAAACGGACCTTTTTGTTACAAAGGGGGAGCACCATCACCTGGACGGGCGACCCAATGTCGGCGCTGATCCACCTGGTGGCCACGTATTCCCTCCGGACCTCGCCCATCGACCTTGTCCAAAATGAAATATCCGGGCGGTCTGCCACGGACATTACCAAGTTCAAACAACGGCTTCCCTTTACCGTGTCGCTTCAGATGACGGGGGAGCTGCTCAAACCGGTCATTACCTTTGACGTGACCTTGCCGTCCAACCTGTCGCTTCAGTGGCCGGATGTGGAGACAAAATTATCGCAGGTCCGGGGGGATCCGTCTGAATTGAACAAACAGGTTTTTGCCTTGCTGCTGCTGGGCCGGTTTGTGGGCGACAATCCGCTGGAAAGCGGCGCGGGGAACACGACCGCGACACAGATGGCCTTCCAGAGCGCGAGCCAGCTCCTGTCGTCCCAGCTCAACCAGCTCGCCGCCAGCCTGGTGAAAGGTGTGGACCTCAACTTCGACCTTAACAACACCCAGGACTATTCCACGGGGCAGGAGCAGAACCAGACGGACCTGGCCGTTACGCTGTCCAAAAGCCTTTTCAACGACCGGGTCAAGGTCAACGTCGGCAGCGACTTCGAGCTGCAGGGGGCCTATCCCAACCAGAACGCCTCCAATATCGCGGGGGATGTGTCGGTCGACTACCAGCTGACCCGGGACGGGCGGTACCGGGTCAGGGCCTATAGGAAGAACCAGTACCAGGTGGTGGTGGAAGGGCAGGTGGTGGAAACGGGGGTGAGCTTTATCCTCACCCTTGACTACAATAAGTTCAGAGAGATCTACAAATGA